Sequence from the Rhizobium sp. TH2 genome:
GACGCTGGTCTCGGATTTCCACCGGTTTCATGGCGTGAACACGCGAATCGTCCGGATCTTCAACACCTACGGGCCCGGAATGAACCCGGAAGACGGCCGTGTCGTCTCCAATTTCATCATCCAGGCGCTCACGGGAAAAGACATTACCATCTACGGCGATGGCAGCCAGACGCGGTCCTTCTGTTATCGCGACGATCTGGTCGAAGGCATTATCGGGTTGATGAATGCGCCCGACCATGTCACCTTTCCCATCAATATCGGCAATCCTGTCGAGATCACGGTACGCAAACTTGCAGAGACCGTGCTCGCCATGATTGCTTCGAAATCTCGGATCGACTTCCGGCCATTGCCTGAGGACGATCCGATGCAGAGATGTCCAGATGTTTCCCGGGCAAGGGAATATCTGGGCTGGGAGCCAAAGGTCCCGCTCCAAGAGGGCCTGGGGAACACCATCGAGTATTTCCGTCAAATTATTGCGTCTCGGTCGATCCCAAGCGTACCGAAGACTGCATAAGGAGAAAAAAATGAAGGTAGCTATCATTGGTTCCGGCTATGTCGGCCTCGTCGCCGGCACATGCTTTGCGGAACTCGGCCACCAGGTGGTGTGCGTCGACAACGACGAAAGAAAAGTCACAGCGCTGAAGGGCGGCGCGATCCCGATCTACGAACCCGGTCTCGAGGACCTGGTGAAATCCAATGTGGCGGCCGGCCGCCTCGACTTCACGGAAGATCTCGGCCTCGCCCTCGAGGGCACCGATGCGGCCTTTATCGCTGTCGGCACGCCGCCGCGCGTGACCGACGGCCATGCCGACATGAAATATGTCTATGCCGTGGCCCATGCCATAGCCGAAAAGGCAAGTGGCGACCTCGTCGTGGTCGACAAGTCGACGGTTCCCGTCGGCACCGGCGACGAAGTCGAGCGGATTCTCAGGACCACCGGCGGCAATTTCCGCTTCTCGGTCGTCTCCAATCCCGAATTCCTGCGCGAAGGTGTCGCGATCGACGACTTCCTGAAGCCGGACCGGATCGTCATCGGCAGCGAGGACGATTGGGCGAAGGCCGTGATTTCCAGGGTCTATGGCGTCGATGGCTTCAAGGGCGTCCCCGTCCTGCAAACCTCGCGCCGCTCGGCCGAACTGCTCAAATATGCCTCCAACGCCTTCCTGGCGATGAAGATCACCTTCATCAATGAGGTCGCCGATCTCTGCGAAGCCGTCGGCGGCGATATCCGCGATGTCGCGAACGGCATCGGGCTCGATAGCCGCATCGGCCGCAAGTTCCTCAATGCCGGACCCGGTTACGGCGGCTCGTGCTTCCCGAAGGACACTCTGGCGATTTCCAAGACCGCGCGGGACTATCGCGTACAACTGCGCACCGTCGAGGCTGTCATCCAGGTCAACGAGAATCGCAAGCGCGCAATGGCGCTGCGGGTGCTGGATGCCTGCAATGGTGTCGTTCGCGGCAAGACCATTGCCATTCTCGGCCTCGCCTTCAAGGCCGACACGGATGACATGCGCGATTCGCCTGCCATTCCGCTGGTCCAGGCGCTACAGGATTTCGGCGCGCATATCAGGGCCTATGATCCCCAGGCGATGACCAACGCCGGGAAAATCCTTACCGACGTCGAGTTCTGCAAGGACGCCTATGACGCCGCGACCGGTGCCGACGCTGTCGTGACAGTGACCGAGTGGACCGAGTTCAAGGAGATGAACCTGCCCAGGCTCCGCCAGGTCATGCGGTCGCCGCTGCTCATCGATTTCCGCAATCTCTATTCGGTGGACGACGTCAAGAACGACGGCTTCGAATACTGGTCCATCGGGCGGCGCACCGAGACCGAGCCCACTCTCAGCCAGTCCTTGGCGGCTGAGTAACGATCAACAGATACATGATGACGCGCCGGCCAGCACTTCGCTGGCCGGATGGAAATTCGCGCGAAAAAACGCCGCGGGATGTGCCGCCTGAAATCCGTTCGCTGAAACGTGCGTCGCCTGACGCTAGTGCCGGCGTCCGGTCGCCAGTCTTGACTCGGTCGGACCGGCTGTGCTCGATTGAGAGCCGGGAGGAGCGCACCTCGAAGCGTCGCGATAAACGCTGACACTCTGGAGAAGCACATGCGTTCCGACAAAGTAAGAGTTGCCATTTTTCCCGTTGCTGGCTTGGGCACCAGGTTTCTTCCCGCCACCAAGGCGATTCCCAAGGAAATGATGACGGTGGTGGACAAGCCCGTCCTCCAATATGTCGTCGATGAGGCGATCGAGGCCGGGATCGAGCATTTCGTGTTTGTCACCGGCCGCGGCAAATCCGCGATCGAGGACTATTTCGATATCCAGTTCGAACTCGAATCCACGCTCCGCTCACGAAACAAGACGGTCGAGCTGACGGCACTCGAAGCCATTCTGCCAAAGGCGGGTACGACAAGCTTCACCCGGCAGCAGGAGCCTCTGGGCCTTGGTCACGCCGTGTGGTGCGCGCGTGACATCGTCGGCAACGAGCCCTTTGCGGTGCTGCTGCCCGACATGATCATGAAATCGGAAAAGGCCTGCCTGGCGGGCATGGTCGAGCTTCATGCCCAGAGCGGCGGCAATGTCATCGCCGTGGAGGAATGCGCCCCCGAACTGGCGCATCGCTACGGTATCGTCGGGCGCGGCGAGGATATCGCCGATGGTTTCCGGATCACCGGCATGGTGGAGAAGCCGCCTCAGGGAACGGCACCGTCGAACTTCTTCATCAACGGCCGCTATATCCTGCAGCCGGAAATTTTCAGCATTCTCGAAACCCAGGAACGTGGCGCCGGCAATGAGATCCAGCTCACGGACGGCCTCTTGAAGCTGCTGCAGAAGCAGGATTTCACGGCCTATCACTACCGGGGCAAGACCTACGACACCGGCGCCAAGGATGGGTTCATCATGGCCAATGTCGCCTTCGCGCTCGATCGTCCGGAGATCAGGAGCCTGGTCGAGGCCGATATCAGATCGCTCGTTCACCCCTGAGGGATGATCGTTTCTGAGTGGAGATTGCCGGGGCCTGCGGCAATAGGGCCGGACTTCGGGGTTGCCCGGTAATTTCCATTCAGCTTATAAACAGGGCAGACGTGCCTATCGCCCAAACGAAAACCAAGGTTATGCCATTGGCCTATGCAGAGCGATATACACCGGGCTTACCTCTTGTCCGCAGACGGACGTTTCTAGGGCTTGAACTAGGGGCTGATCTGTTCTTCACGGCGGCACTCTGCCTGCTCCTGACCTTCATCGTGGTGGAGGTGCGCTATGAGGCCGCCGCATCGTCGCTCAGCCGCGAGACGCTCGGCCTCGCCGTGATCGAGGGTGCCGGCGGTGATATGATCCGCCAGCTCACCTATTTCATGACATTCTTCGTCGTGGGGGGCGCGACCTTCATCTTCATGCGGCCGAGATCGATCATCCCGATTTCGACGGCTTACAATGTGGCGTGTCTCTGGTGCCTGTTCAGCGCGATCTACGCCATTCAACCGGGCATTTCCATTCGCCGCGCCATCGGCATGTACATCATCCTTCTGGCCGTCGGTTGGTGCATCCAGAACCTGGGCGCCGCCAAGACCATACGGGCGGTGTACATATTCCTGGCCGGCGTCATCATGGCGTCCTATATCGCGGTGCTGCTGTCGAGAATTCCGATCTTCTCGTTCGCCGTCCATCCGGCCGATGAGATCGATACGTCGCTGGTAGGGGCCTGGCGCGGTGTGATCCCCCACAAGAATATCGCCGGCGCGGTGATGATCCACGCTTCGCTCTTCTTCTTCCATCATGCGATCAGCAGACGGAAACCGCTGGATTTCCTGTTCTTCGCCCTTGCGGCAGTGTTCCTGATCTTCACCAAGTCCAAGACATCGATAGGCTGGTTCCTGATCGTGCTGATGTCGGGCCTCGGCTACCGGGCCATCATGCTTTACGGCCTGCGCCCCTTCTTCAATGTCGCGATGGCATGTATAGGGTTCTGGATCGCCGTGATGACATGGGCCGAATGGGACGTGGTGCTGGCCTTCTTCTCCGATCCCGAGAACCTCTCCGGCCGCATCGGCATCTGGGAGTCCGTGATGCCCTTTATTCAGACGCATCCGTTTTTCGGCTCGGGCTACGGCTCATTCTGGGCCATCGGATATTCATCGCCGATCTACGAGAGCGCGGTGAGCGAATTCGTCACCCAGATCGGCCATTCCCATAGCGGCTATATCGAGGTGCTTCTCACCACTGGTATTGTGGGGCTGACGCTCGCCATCATCGCTCTGATGATCGTACCCTATTACCGCTTCGCCAATCCGCTGACTTCGGACCTGAAACTGAACGCGATGCTGTTCTCGATGTGGCTGTTCGGCATGCTGCAGAACTTCACCGAGAGCCAGTTCTTCTCGCCCGACAAGCAGAGCTGGGTGTTTGTCGTCATAGCGATCACGATCATTCACTCCAGGCACATGTCCGCGAAGTCTAGGGACTACGAATGGCTGGCCGCCACCCATTGGCCGCCGGCAAAGCCGCAGCAATTGCTGCGACAATAGCTGCCAAAGGAAAACGACATGAACATCACGCGACGCTCATTCCTCGCCGCCGGCGCAGCCATGCCTCTTCTTGGCCTCACACGTCCATCACTCGCCGATGAAGGAACGCTGCGGCAGGTAGCGACCGACCGCAAGCTGATCTACGGCACGGCGGTTTCGACCGGCACTCTCGCCAAGGACAAGCCGTTTGCCCAACTGGTCATCGACCAGGCCAACATGCTCGTCGCCGAGGGTGAGACCAAGCGCAAGGCGATCGAACCGAAGCAGGGACGGCTCAACTTCGCGCCGACCGAGCGGCTTCTGGCCTTCGCGGAGAAGAATGGCCAGCGCATGCGGGGCCACACCCTGCTCTGGCACGAGGCGAACCCCGAATGGCTGCTGGCGAAGCTCGCGGAAGGACGCGACGACAAGCTGCTGACCGACTACATCGAAAAGACGGTCGGTCACTTCAAGGGCAGGATGCATTCCTGGGACGTCATCAACGAGGTCATCCACATCGATGAGGGTGGCGAGGAGGATCTCCGCATCAGTTCGCCCTGGTACAAGGCTTTCGGCTCCGGCTATATCGAGACCGCCTTCCAGGTCGCCCATGCCGCCGATCCGGATGCGCTGCTCTTCTATAACGAGATCAATCTGGAGGCGGATGTCTGGTGGGCGGAGCAGCGCAGGTCATCGGTGCTCAAACTACTCGAAAAGCTCCTCAAGAAGGGCATTCCCGTCCACGCGCTGGGGATACAGTCCCACCTCAAGGCATATCGCCTGGATTACACCGACGAGGTCATGTCGCGCTTCCTCGACGAGGTCAGCGATCTCGGCCTGAAAATCCTGATCACCGAATTCGATATCGCCGATGTCGAAGGGCCCGCCGACCCCGCCCAGCGGGACGCGGATATTGCGGCACTCGGCCGCCGCTATCTCGATGTTGCGTTTTCGAAACCCGCGGTGCTCGGATGTCTCACATGGGGCATTTCCGACCGCTATTCCTGGCTATCGCAATATGACAGCTACAAATGGTCCGACGGCAGCCTGTCACGAGGGCTGCCCTTCGATGGCGATCTGCGTCCGAAGAAGCTCTATTTCGAGATGCTCAATTCCTATCGCAGCGCCTCTTAGAGCCCTTCAAGCGGCGACCGAGCTCGTGACCACGCCCTTCCGGCGTGTGGACGCCTTGTTGCGCCATTTCAGCACCGGCATCTCCACGAGATAATAGGACGCGACGGCGAGGACGAACGTCACGCCGAGTTCGGCGAACGATGTGAGCACGGTCTTCGTCATCCCTGTGTTGGAGAGGAAGAACCATGCCGCGCCGTGCCAGATGTAGAGCGAGTAGCTGAGCTTTCCAATCCATTCCGCCGGTGGGGAATTCGCGATGTTCTGGAGCAATCCCAGCCGTGGCGAAAAGACGATCGGTGCCACGATGAGGAGGGCGCCGATGCCACGCAGGCTGTAGCGGAGCGTATCCCTGAAGAAATCGTCCCGGATGACGGTCGAGAGGACCAGCAGCGCGACGCCCGCGATAAGCGCCTGCGGGCTCGATATGGCTTTTCGGAGGCGGCCCTCGGGGCTCAATTCGCAGATTGCCGCGAGGAATACGCCGTAAGCGATCGAATCGAATCGCGTCTCGGATGCCATGTAGATCCGGTTCGTGTTGGACCATTCCGGCCACTGGATGACGTAGCCGATGCGGATGAGCAACGGTGCCACGATCATGACGATCGCGAAGGCCAGCACCTTCCCCGGGCTCGCCCTGACGAAGGCGATGAACAGCGGCGCGATAAGGTAGAAATGCTCTTCGACGGACAGCGACCAGAGCACGCCGATGGGCAGGACATGCTGTGTCCCGGCAAGTTCGTAATACGACTTTAGGTAGTTGACGAAATAGAGAAAGACCGAGGCGATTTCGATCAACGGCGACGGGATCGAATGCATCCTGGCGAACAGGACGACGACGATCATATAGACGATCAGCACCGGAAACAGCCGCAGCAAGCGCCGCCAATAGAACGCGCCGATTCGCACGTCGCCGGTTTCCTTCGCTTCGGCAAGCAGCAATCGGGTGATCAGGAATCCTGAAATGACGAAGAAAATATAGACGCCCAGCGACGATATTCCGGAATATTCGCCGAGGAAAAAGTGACCGATAATCACGATCAGGATGCTCAGGCACCTGAGGCCATTGAGGCCCTGGATATGGCCCTTCGTTGCGGAAACTGGTGGAAGAGGCTCAATCATCATTCGTGTCCGTTCGCCGTTCGACGGACATTTAAACCAGTTTTTGCACTGCACTGCAACGCTGTTGCGTTG
This genomic interval carries:
- a CDS encoding UDP-glucose/GDP-mannose dehydrogenase family protein, encoding MKVAIIGSGYVGLVAGTCFAELGHQVVCVDNDERKVTALKGGAIPIYEPGLEDLVKSNVAAGRLDFTEDLGLALEGTDAAFIAVGTPPRVTDGHADMKYVYAVAHAIAEKASGDLVVVDKSTVPVGTGDEVERILRTTGGNFRFSVVSNPEFLREGVAIDDFLKPDRIVIGSEDDWAKAVISRVYGVDGFKGVPVLQTSRRSAELLKYASNAFLAMKITFINEVADLCEAVGGDIRDVANGIGLDSRIGRKFLNAGPGYGGSCFPKDTLAISKTARDYRVQLRTVEAVIQVNENRKRAMALRVLDACNGVVRGKTIAILGLAFKADTDDMRDSPAIPLVQALQDFGAHIRAYDPQAMTNAGKILTDVEFCKDAYDAATGADAVVTVTEWTEFKEMNLPRLRQVMRSPLLIDFRNLYSVDDVKNDGFEYWSIGRRTETEPTLSQSLAAE
- the galU gene encoding UTP--glucose-1-phosphate uridylyltransferase GalU; the protein is MRSDKVRVAIFPVAGLGTRFLPATKAIPKEMMTVVDKPVLQYVVDEAIEAGIEHFVFVTGRGKSAIEDYFDIQFELESTLRSRNKTVELTALEAILPKAGTTSFTRQQEPLGLGHAVWCARDIVGNEPFAVLLPDMIMKSEKACLAGMVELHAQSGGNVIAVEECAPELAHRYGIVGRGEDIADGFRITGMVEKPPQGTAPSNFFINGRYILQPEIFSILETQERGAGNEIQLTDGLLKLLQKQDFTAYHYRGKTYDTGAKDGFIMANVAFALDRPEIRSLVEADIRSLVHP
- a CDS encoding acyltransferase, with amino-acid sequence MIEPLPPVSATKGHIQGLNGLRCLSILIVIIGHFFLGEYSGISSLGVYIFFVISGFLITRLLLAEAKETGDVRIGAFYWRRLLRLFPVLIVYMIVVVLFARMHSIPSPLIEIASVFLYFVNYLKSYYELAGTQHVLPIGVLWSLSVEEHFYLIAPLFIAFVRASPGKVLAFAIVMIVAPLLIRIGYVIQWPEWSNTNRIYMASETRFDSIAYGVFLAAICELSPEGRLRKAISSPQALIAGVALLVLSTVIRDDFFRDTLRYSLRGIGALLIVAPIVFSPRLGLLQNIANSPPAEWIGKLSYSLYIWHGAAWFFLSNTGMTKTVLTSFAELGVTFVLAVASYYLVEMPVLKWRNKASTRRKGVVTSSVAA
- a CDS encoding UDP-glucuronic acid decarboxylase family protein, with the translated sequence MTRILVTGGAGFLGAHLCERLLDMGNHVTCLDNLHTGARQNIAGLLANPRFEFVEHSVIDAFDGNFDEIYNLACPASPQHYQRDPVYTFKTSVIGTLNMLELARRRGAKLLQASTSEIYGDPLVHPQKENYWGNVNTMGVRSCYDEGKRGAETLVSDFHRFHGVNTRIVRIFNTYGPGMNPEDGRVVSNFIIQALTGKDITIYGDGSQTRSFCYRDDLVEGIIGLMNAPDHVTFPINIGNPVEITVRKLAETVLAMIASKSRIDFRPLPEDDPMQRCPDVSRAREYLGWEPKVPLQEGLGNTIEYFRQIIASRSIPSVPKTA
- a CDS encoding endo-1,4-beta-xylanase → MNITRRSFLAAGAAMPLLGLTRPSLADEGTLRQVATDRKLIYGTAVSTGTLAKDKPFAQLVIDQANMLVAEGETKRKAIEPKQGRLNFAPTERLLAFAEKNGQRMRGHTLLWHEANPEWLLAKLAEGRDDKLLTDYIEKTVGHFKGRMHSWDVINEVIHIDEGGEEDLRISSPWYKAFGSGYIETAFQVAHAADPDALLFYNEINLEADVWWAEQRRSSVLKLLEKLLKKGIPVHALGIQSHLKAYRLDYTDEVMSRFLDEVSDLGLKILITEFDIADVEGPADPAQRDADIAALGRRYLDVAFSKPAVLGCLTWGISDRYSWLSQYDSYKWSDGSLSRGLPFDGDLRPKKLYFEMLNSYRSAS
- a CDS encoding O-antigen ligase; this translates as MAYAERYTPGLPLVRRRTFLGLELGADLFFTAALCLLLTFIVVEVRYEAAASSLSRETLGLAVIEGAGGDMIRQLTYFMTFFVVGGATFIFMRPRSIIPISTAYNVACLWCLFSAIYAIQPGISIRRAIGMYIILLAVGWCIQNLGAAKTIRAVYIFLAGVIMASYIAVLLSRIPIFSFAVHPADEIDTSLVGAWRGVIPHKNIAGAVMIHASLFFFHHAISRRKPLDFLFFALAAVFLIFTKSKTSIGWFLIVLMSGLGYRAIMLYGLRPFFNVAMACIGFWIAVMTWAEWDVVLAFFSDPENLSGRIGIWESVMPFIQTHPFFGSGYGSFWAIGYSSPIYESAVSEFVTQIGHSHSGYIEVLLTTGIVGLTLAIIALMIVPYYRFANPLTSDLKLNAMLFSMWLFGMLQNFTESQFFSPDKQSWVFVVIAITIIHSRHMSAKSRDYEWLAATHWPPAKPQQLLRQ